One part of the Tunicatimonas pelagia genome encodes these proteins:
- a CDS encoding lipopolysaccharide biosynthesis protein — MKVSSKKIASGVGWVAVSSLGNQGLRLVVKLVLARLLLPEHYGLIGMAVVFTNFIKMISEFGMGAALIQRKEEELTEDHYITAFWTNIGVALVGYAITALVLSPVAVWFYDEPVLSSLLPVIAISIVLDALYLIPKVKLSRQLEFRSQAIINIVAVVIAGGVSIYLAFVGWGVWALAFNSIIVSVISGILYFLQVRWVPPISFNKPAFMGLFSFGGYVLIERIFYFLTNNIDYLLIGKLIGSKALGVYTLSFILTDTFRTKVMNIFNKVLFPAYSSMQSDGKELKKYYLGVVHLNANILIPIMVIFIALAKPIILVGFGEEWLGAVNPLRILSLSVIIHAISGTVSTVIKSTGRADLIVKINALLTLLVTVPAITLGSIWFGIVGAAWGVVIYKTIGLLVYQHYIQKIIGVPFIELLGKVFKPALASALAGTIAYLWSVSTDLDGLVVLIAGGFFIVALYGIYLKIFEKQLINKLTAMVKRKK, encoded by the coding sequence TTGAAGGTAAGCAGTAAAAAAATTGCCAGTGGTGTCGGTTGGGTAGCGGTATCTTCCTTGGGTAACCAGGGGCTACGCTTGGTTGTAAAGCTGGTACTAGCCCGTTTATTGCTGCCTGAACACTACGGGCTTATTGGCATGGCCGTTGTTTTCACGAATTTCATTAAGATGATTAGTGAGTTCGGTATGGGGGCGGCCCTTATTCAGCGGAAAGAAGAAGAGCTCACCGAAGATCATTACATAACTGCTTTTTGGACTAACATTGGGGTGGCATTGGTGGGTTACGCAATCACGGCACTAGTTCTATCACCCGTTGCCGTTTGGTTTTACGATGAACCAGTATTGAGCAGTTTGCTGCCAGTTATTGCCATTTCTATTGTGCTTGATGCTCTGTACCTTATCCCTAAGGTGAAGCTGTCGCGCCAGCTAGAGTTTCGTTCTCAGGCTATTATCAATATTGTAGCGGTTGTTATTGCGGGTGGAGTCTCAATCTATCTGGCCTTTGTTGGCTGGGGAGTATGGGCATTGGCGTTTAATAGCATTATCGTATCCGTTATTTCGGGCATACTGTATTTTCTGCAAGTGCGCTGGGTTCCGCCTATATCGTTTAATAAACCTGCTTTCATGGGGTTGTTCAGCTTTGGGGGGTACGTACTTATTGAGCGCATCTTCTACTTTCTGACTAATAATATTGACTACTTACTGATTGGAAAACTCATTGGCAGCAAAGCCTTGGGCGTGTATACGCTAAGTTTTATTCTCACCGATACGTTTCGGACCAAGGTAATGAATATCTTTAATAAGGTGCTCTTTCCGGCGTACTCTAGCATGCAAAGCGATGGGAAGGAACTGAAGAAGTATTACTTAGGAGTAGTGCATCTGAATGCTAATATCCTTATTCCGATTATGGTGATATTCATTGCCCTCGCCAAGCCAATTATTTTAGTAGGTTTTGGTGAAGAATGGTTGGGAGCAGTAAATCCTTTAAGAATATTATCACTGTCGGTAATCATCCACGCAATTAGTGGCACCGTATCTACGGTAATTAAAAGTACGGGTCGGGCTGACTTGATTGTAAAGATTAATGCGTTACTCACGTTACTGGTAACAGTTCCCGCTATCACGCTGGGGTCTATCTGGTTTGGTATTGTAGGAGCTGCCTGGGGAGTAGTAATTTATAAAACAATCGGCCTGCTGGTGTATCAGCACTATATTCAAAAAATTATTGGCGTGCCATTTATAGAACTGTTAGGAAAGGTTTTTAAGCCAGCATTGGCTAGCGCGTTGGCGGGAACAATTGCCTACTTGTGGAGTGTTTCCACCGATCTAGATGGCCTGGTTGTACTTATTGCCGGAGGGTTTTTCATTGTAGCGCTGTACGGCATCTATCTGAAGATATTTGAAAAACAATTAATTAACAAGCTAACCGCGATGGTTAAGCGCAAGAAATAA
- a CDS encoding SusC/RagA family TonB-linked outer membrane protein yields the protein MRLTFYLLLLGIFLLPQQMVLAQSRTVSGTITDLSDDTQLPGVNVLVKGTNQGTVTDVDGNYSIAVPGPEAVLVFSSVGYETEEVTVGNQSTIDISLAPDIKSLSEVVVVGYGTQMKRDVTGAISTVKAEELSNFKAAPSLDQALQGQAAGVQVSSTSGVPGAPTRVLIRGTNSISSGTEPLWIIDGMILTSQGGEGLGGLGRGAGNGGNLNPLATINPNDIESIEVLKDASATAIYGSRGANGVIIVTTKSGKGGKGTTDLSVNYGITNPVRGPEEIGFVDGPTWLSLVDEARANRGLPEFDPNALLNDARDPTAILDRSQIANTNWFDEALRQGSFIDVNLSTSNATEKTNYYLSGNYREDNSILEGHRLRRYSTRANVDFYPAQSFSVGSRIALSYSNNQTAPNSGGPGGNANLARGGYNMANSNALPIFPVFHPTIRDPEGNPILFDPLSGRNLRATINRDNYINDTEVYRAIGGLNLDYKIPFVKGLSLRSELSFDYRQTSTIEWGNTVIRENSKYAFDASNTFRRLNYNLYGTWNRDFGSIHNINLVAGAESTEQQARRRNTEAQELFGEAQDLGSPGDVQRVSNGLGGEQYFRGFFGRFNYKLMDRYLLGFSFRRDAPSLFTPENRWNNFLAASAGWIISDESFMQNITPVEFLKLRASFGQTGNSAIDQLATETGYTGWGRYGDVGAGDLLNRIGNPDLLWETTNAYDVGLDFELYGNRISGSVGYYLQDAFDLLLAVQVPQSSGIWSNNPTVFDNIGDLRNQGLEITLNTINIDRGGFQWSSSFNLTTNQNEVLKLTGGEDEELYNVRSNGLVTTVGESLGYFRLAEYAGIDPTGGYELIYEMDLEQFRETGERVRTGNVLPATRANLRDHLFDQTDKTGLPTFFGGLTNNFRYKGLELSAVLVFSGGNYIYDNAERARSYIGNGRSILRQDIVGNTWTEGNPNAEWPQLTWNHRYDVPTGETDEAGNEIVAEQRFDNQRSGQVHDKFLKRGDFVRMRTLQLAYNLPASLMERLNMSGIRVYVSANNLFTITEFDGYDPEVVNIGGNRNLGQGWVGTTLPQVRSWNVGATFSF from the coding sequence ATGAGATTAACTTTTTACTTACTATTGCTGGGTATCTTCCTACTACCTCAGCAAATGGTACTGGCGCAGAGCCGAACCGTATCGGGTACGATTACTGATTTAAGTGATGACACCCAATTACCTGGGGTGAACGTACTGGTAAAGGGAACCAACCAAGGTACAGTTACTGATGTTGATGGAAACTACAGTATTGCGGTTCCTGGCCCGGAAGCAGTATTGGTATTTAGCTCAGTGGGCTATGAAACCGAGGAAGTGACTGTAGGCAATCAGTCTACGATTGATATCAGCTTGGCTCCAGATATTAAAAGTCTATCTGAAGTCGTAGTAGTCGGCTACGGAACCCAAATGAAACGGGACGTGACCGGGGCTATTTCTACGGTAAAGGCCGAAGAGCTTAGTAACTTTAAAGCTGCACCTTCGCTAGACCAAGCGTTACAAGGGCAAGCTGCCGGGGTGCAAGTATCTTCAACCTCAGGAGTGCCGGGTGCTCCAACTCGGGTATTGATTCGGGGGACAAATTCCATTTCATCTGGTACTGAGCCGCTATGGATTATCGACGGAATGATTTTAACCAGTCAAGGTGGCGAAGGTCTTGGTGGTCTTGGTCGTGGGGCAGGTAATGGTGGTAATCTGAACCCACTCGCTACTATTAACCCTAATGATATTGAGTCGATTGAGGTGCTGAAGGATGCTTCGGCTACCGCAATTTATGGTTCGCGAGGTGCCAATGGAGTAATCATTGTCACTACCAAATCTGGTAAAGGCGGAAAAGGTACTACCGACTTGAGCGTAAATTACGGTATTACTAATCCGGTGCGCGGCCCCGAAGAGATTGGTTTTGTAGATGGACCGACTTGGTTAAGTTTGGTAGATGAGGCTCGAGCCAATCGAGGTTTGCCAGAATTTGACCCCAATGCGCTACTCAATGATGCCCGCGACCCAACGGCGATACTGGACCGTAGTCAGATTGCGAATACCAACTGGTTTGATGAAGCTCTGCGGCAAGGTAGCTTTATAGATGTAAACTTATCTACCTCTAATGCTACTGAAAAAACAAACTATTATCTATCGGGTAATTACCGAGAAGATAACAGTATTTTGGAAGGGCATCGTTTGCGAAGATATTCTACGCGGGCTAACGTAGATTTTTATCCTGCTCAGAGTTTTTCAGTAGGTTCTCGTATTGCTCTAAGCTACAGCAACAACCAGACAGCCCCGAATTCTGGTGGACCCGGAGGCAACGCTAACCTCGCTCGAGGTGGCTATAATATGGCTAACTCAAACGCTCTGCCTATTTTCCCGGTATTTCACCCCACCATTCGTGATCCCGAAGGTAATCCTATTTTATTTGACCCTCTTTCTGGTAGGAACTTGCGAGCTACCATCAATCGGGACAACTATATTAACGATACGGAAGTCTACCGAGCTATCGGTGGGTTGAATCTAGATTACAAGATTCCATTTGTGAAGGGATTATCATTACGCTCTGAGCTATCCTTTGACTATCGGCAGACCAGCACCATCGAGTGGGGAAATACGGTAATCCGAGAAAATAGTAAATACGCTTTTGATGCGTCGAATACTTTTCGACGGTTAAACTATAACCTGTACGGTACCTGGAACCGCGACTTTGGCAGTATCCATAATATCAACTTGGTAGCTGGAGCTGAATCAACCGAGCAGCAAGCCCGCCGTCGTAATACCGAAGCGCAGGAGCTATTTGGCGAAGCCCAAGATTTAGGTTCACCTGGTGATGTGCAGCGGGTTTCTAATGGATTAGGTGGCGAGCAATATTTTAGAGGCTTCTTTGGCCGCTTTAATTATAAGCTGATGGATCGTTACCTGCTGGGCTTTAGCTTCCGGCGGGATGCGCCTTCCCTCTTTACTCCCGAAAATCGCTGGAACAACTTCTTAGCTGCTTCAGCCGGATGGATTATTTCTGACGAAAGTTTTATGCAAAATATAACTCCGGTAGAGTTTCTGAAACTGCGAGCTAGCTTCGGGCAAACCGGAAATTCGGCAATTGACCAACTAGCAACCGAAACTGGTTACACTGGTTGGGGTCGTTATGGCGACGTAGGGGCTGGTGATCTACTAAATAGGATTGGAAATCCCGATCTACTGTGGGAAACAACTAATGCTTATGATGTTGGTCTTGATTTCGAGTTATATGGGAATCGGATTAGCGGTTCGGTAGGCTATTATCTACAAGATGCCTTTGATCTATTGTTAGCGGTGCAAGTACCTCAGTCTTCCGGTATTTGGAGCAACAATCCAACTGTCTTCGATAATATTGGTGATCTGCGTAATCAGGGACTAGAAATTACGCTAAATACCATTAACATTGATCGAGGCGGTTTTCAGTGGTCTAGTAGTTTCAACTTAACTACTAACCAAAACGAGGTGCTGAAACTTACTGGAGGTGAAGATGAAGAGCTCTATAATGTCCGCAGTAATGGTTTAGTAACCACCGTAGGTGAATCTTTAGGTTACTTCAGGTTGGCTGAATATGCCGGAATTGATCCGACAGGTGGATATGAACTGATCTACGAAATGGATCTAGAGCAGTTCCGGGAAACGGGCGAAAGGGTTCGTACCGGAAATGTACTTCCAGCCACCCGGGCTAATCTGCGCGATCATCTCTTCGACCAAACAGATAAAACCGGGCTACCTACTTTCTTCGGTGGTCTGACGAACAACTTTCGCTACAAAGGGCTAGAGCTGTCGGCAGTACTGGTGTTCTCCGGAGGAAACTATATCTACGATAATGCCGAGCGAGCCCGATCCTACATCGGAAACGGAAGAAGTATTCTGAGACAAGATATTGTAGGAAATACTTGGACAGAGGGTAACCCCAATGCTGAGTGGCCCCAACTAACCTGGAACCATCGCTATGATGTGCCAACTGGAGAAACTGATGAGGCAGGAAATGAAATAGTTGCTGAACAACGCTTTGATAATCAGCGATCTGGACAAGTACACGATAAATTTTTGAAACGTGGCGATTTTGTTCGGATGCGAACCTTACAATTGGCTTATAATCTTCCGGCTAGCCTGATGGAGCGATTGAATATGAGCGGTATCCGAGTGTATGTATCAGCTAATAATCTGTTTACGATTACCGAGTTTGACGGTTACGATCCCGAAGTAGTAAATATTGGGGGGAACCGGAACTTAGGACAGGGTTGGGTTGGTACTACCTTACCCCAGGTGCGTAGCTGGAACGTTGGAGCAACATTTTCATTCTAA
- the nspC gene encoding carboxynorspermidine decarboxylase, producing the protein MSIDFTQVPSACFVLEETKLRHNLAIMQRVQQASGVKIILALKGFSMFSVFPLVRQYLHGTTASSLNEARLGFEEFGDEVHAYCPAYFSDEFDEMMKYCTHLTFNSLNQWHKFKGRVQKHAKKISCGLRINPEYAEIETELYNPCALGTRLGISTEQLGDALPEGIEGIHFHTLCESDSYALERTLRVIENRFAPLLHQAKWLNWGGGHSMTREGYNLSHLVELIQEFKAKYQVEIIMEPGSAVAWEAGYLTATVEDIFDSQGIKAAVLDISISAHLPDCIEMPYTPTVLGATDAVPGQPAYRLGGLSCLAGDFVGDYHFDQPLKIGDRIVFNDMMHYTMVKTTFFNGVRHPAIGIWREDNTFELVAQPDYQAFKDKLS; encoded by the coding sequence ATGTCTATTGATTTTACGCAAGTGCCTTCCGCTTGCTTTGTATTAGAAGAAACCAAACTTCGGCACAATCTGGCGATTATGCAGCGGGTGCAGCAAGCTTCCGGGGTAAAAATTATATTAGCACTTAAGGGATTTTCCATGTTTTCGGTATTCCCGCTGGTACGTCAGTATCTGCACGGCACCACGGCTTCTTCGTTGAATGAGGCTCGCTTAGGTTTCGAAGAGTTTGGCGATGAAGTACACGCCTACTGTCCGGCCTATTTTAGCGATGAGTTTGATGAAATGATGAAGTACTGCACGCACCTTACGTTTAACTCGCTTAACCAGTGGCATAAATTTAAGGGACGAGTACAGAAACATGCTAAAAAAATCTCGTGTGGACTTAGGATCAACCCTGAGTATGCGGAGATAGAAACTGAATTGTATAACCCTTGTGCCTTAGGAACCCGCTTGGGAATTAGCACAGAACAGTTGGGCGATGCATTACCCGAAGGAATAGAAGGTATTCACTTTCATACGCTGTGCGAAAGCGATTCGTATGCCTTAGAACGTACCCTGCGGGTGATAGAAAATCGGTTTGCACCCTTACTGCATCAGGCTAAGTGGCTGAACTGGGGCGGTGGTCACTCAATGACTCGCGAAGGATACAATCTTAGTCATTTGGTTGAGCTGATTCAGGAATTTAAAGCGAAGTATCAGGTGGAAATTATCATGGAACCTGGTTCGGCGGTGGCTTGGGAAGCCGGTTACCTAACTGCTACGGTAGAAGATATTTTTGATAGTCAAGGTATTAAGGCGGCCGTACTGGATATTAGCATATCGGCGCATTTGCCCGACTGTATTGAAATGCCGTACACGCCTACAGTGTTAGGCGCAACCGATGCTGTACCTGGTCAACCAGCCTATCGGTTGGGCGGATTAAGCTGCCTAGCCGGAGATTTTGTGGGCGACTACCACTTTGACCAACCGCTAAAAATCGGTGACCGGATTGTGTTCAACGATATGATGCACTACACCATGGTTAAAACTACGTTCTTTAATGGAGTGCGTCACCCCGCTATCGGCATTTGGCGCGAGGATAATACTTTTGAGCTAGTAGCCCAACCTGATTATCAAGCCTTCAAAGACAAGCTGTCTTAG
- a CDS encoding RagB/SusD family nutrient uptake outer membrane protein, translated as MNYTKYISLSFTVFVLLIFSSACDNEEFFELERPVEDPWLTLADFEKAPIGAYYALSGNGGNRTIFAHGRMAGELFADGVNIAPPSAGFEPNGDSEDMYARVTDVPIGIFDNGVFNSGYFAVGLANGGLDFVEENNGRPLASEGRQDEVDRIAGELHFVRAYAYYWITRIYMPPYPSDEKRIPFRIEQADNFDEAITSELASTNDLYGLIVEDLRAAKDLLPERYEEGVHNPSYADGRANKFAAAALLAKVLFHMGPEMRDEALAELNFVIDQNGGDYTLDEDPIEAFNKTGIERGSEVIWYYALWTGDGLGGSSNWKHPNRFQNYNASNRQASGPETNQNRHIIASTSFLQQVGWEDAAGNLTPEAITDKRFNQLFLRLLSSAQTDTIADNIYPEPNGNFATTEAYVWNNRYYRAGDRVTNLPILRLADMHLLRAIIRAQSGDVAGATADLNAVRNRAGIGDYAGSDLENAIHLERFKEMAFEGDRLYYLQGLRMDIPAGDRGGSAVPWDSPFYSEIPDYETDINQAFE; from the coding sequence ATGAATTACACAAAATATATAAGTTTATCATTTACAGTTTTCGTACTGCTGATCTTCTCATCAGCTTGCGATAACGAAGAGTTCTTTGAATTAGAGCGTCCGGTAGAAGACCCTTGGTTGACCTTGGCTGACTTTGAAAAAGCGCCTATCGGTGCTTATTACGCACTATCAGGCAACGGTGGCAATCGAACTATATTTGCTCACGGCCGGATGGCGGGCGAGTTATTTGCCGACGGAGTAAATATTGCCCCACCTTCGGCCGGATTTGAACCCAACGGAGATTCGGAAGATATGTACGCCCGAGTTACCGATGTTCCGATAGGCATCTTTGACAATGGCGTATTTAACAGCGGTTACTTCGCGGTAGGTTTAGCCAACGGCGGCCTCGACTTTGTAGAAGAGAATAACGGGAGGCCTTTGGCTAGTGAAGGAAGGCAAGATGAAGTAGACCGGATTGCCGGTGAACTACACTTTGTTCGTGCCTACGCTTACTACTGGATAACTCGCATTTATATGCCCCCGTACCCGAGCGATGAAAAACGAATCCCGTTTCGTATTGAGCAGGCTGATAATTTTGATGAAGCAATTACTTCCGAGCTAGCTTCTACCAATGACCTGTATGGGCTAATCGTTGAAGATTTGCGAGCGGCTAAAGACTTACTTCCCGAGCGCTACGAAGAAGGAGTACATAACCCATCTTACGCCGACGGACGGGCCAATAAGTTTGCTGCTGCTGCCTTACTAGCGAAGGTGCTCTTTCATATGGGACCCGAAATGCGTGATGAAGCACTCGCCGAGCTAAACTTTGTAATTGACCAAAACGGTGGTGACTATACGTTAGATGAAGACCCCATTGAAGCCTTTAACAAAACGGGTATTGAGCGGGGGAGTGAAGTAATCTGGTACTACGCTCTTTGGACCGGAGACGGTTTGGGAGGCTCTAGTAACTGGAAACACCCTAATCGCTTCCAGAATTATAATGCTAGTAACCGTCAGGCGAGTGGACCGGAAACTAACCAAAATCGACATATAATTGCGAGTACTAGCTTCCTTCAGCAAGTTGGGTGGGAAGACGCAGCTGGTAATTTAACTCCCGAGGCAATTACCGATAAGCGATTCAATCAGTTGTTCCTACGGTTGCTCTCATCAGCTCAGACCGATACCATTGCGGACAATATTTACCCTGAACCCAACGGTAACTTTGCCACTACCGAAGCTTACGTGTGGAATAATCGCTACTACCGAGCGGGAGATCGAGTTACCAACTTGCCTATTCTTCGGTTAGCAGATATGCATTTGCTCCGAGCTATTATTCGGGCACAAAGTGGCGATGTGGCGGGAGCTACGGCTGATTTAAACGCTGTACGCAACCGCGCGGGTATCGGCGATTATGCGGGTAGCGATCTGGAGAATGCTATTCATCTGGAGCGATTTAAAGAAATGGCTTTTGAAGGTGATCGCTTGTATTACCTACAAGGGTTACGAATGGATATTCCCGCTGGTGACCGAGGTGGTTCGGCAGTTCCTTGGGACAGTCCGTTCTATTCCGAAATTCCGGATTACGAAACCGATATCAATCAGGCTTTTGAATAG
- a CDS encoding glycosyltransferase family 2 protein, producing MEKYDLTIAIVNYNTRDLLESCLATIFSQTKGVSFQIIVVDNASRDDSVAMLNEHFPQVNVIQNEKNVGFPSAVNQAMIIADSRYFLLFNSDAKPLNNAFEVMINYMDQHPKAGICGPQLYYPDGAPQKSHYRFRFPRGRATWEVIPRINKLKALLQGNTDYEYHFNRKPAIVPNEPQVIQWPRGVCFMIRSKCIEDVGLMDPNIFIYADEVDYAWRARKRGWERHLVPDAKVSHEEGASTKKNASLMNIIHVQSDYYYFYKHFGIRGWLYLRIGYFAGSLMALLLGVVSSFYGRLRAEGVPRQHFTDFRDLLMLSTLTSKVLPPDAR from the coding sequence ATGGAGAAGTATGACCTGACTATTGCCATTGTTAACTACAATACCAGAGATCTACTAGAATCCTGCCTAGCTACTATCTTCTCTCAAACAAAAGGAGTCAGTTTTCAGATCATCGTTGTTGATAATGCTTCGCGAGATGATTCGGTCGCTATGTTAAACGAGCATTTTCCGCAAGTTAACGTTATTCAGAACGAAAAAAATGTAGGCTTTCCATCGGCGGTTAACCAAGCAATGATTATTGCTGATTCCCGTTACTTTCTGCTGTTCAATTCAGATGCAAAACCGCTTAATAATGCGTTTGAGGTAATGATCAACTACATGGATCAGCACCCGAAGGCTGGAATATGTGGCCCACAGTTGTACTACCCCGACGGAGCCCCTCAGAAGTCTCACTATCGTTTTCGCTTTCCGAGAGGCCGGGCCACCTGGGAAGTAATTCCTCGGATCAATAAACTAAAAGCCCTTCTGCAAGGAAACACTGATTATGAGTATCATTTTAACCGAAAACCGGCGATAGTGCCCAATGAACCTCAAGTAATTCAGTGGCCCCGAGGGGTTTGCTTTATGATTCGGAGCAAGTGTATTGAGGATGTTGGGCTTATGGATCCGAACATATTTATTTACGCCGATGAGGTTGACTACGCTTGGCGAGCTCGTAAAAGAGGCTGGGAGCGGCACTTAGTGCCAGATGCCAAAGTCTCTCACGAAGAAGGGGCAAGTACCAAGAAGAATGCTAGTCTGATGAATATTATTCACGTGCAAAGTGACTATTATTATTTTTATAAGCATTTTGGTATTAGGGGCTGGTTATACTTACGGATAGGTTACTTCGCCGGAAGTCTTATGGCTTTGTTGCTAGGAGTAGTTTCTTCCTTTTATGGACGGCTACGAGCCGAAGGCGTTCCGCGCCAGCACTTCACTGATTTTCGCGATCTGCTCATGTTATCTACCCTAACGAGTAAGGTGCTTCCGCCTGATGCCCGGTAG
- a CDS encoding LacI family DNA-binding transcriptional regulator, with the protein MKSESTTIRDIAHFLNISASTVSRALNNHHEVSQKTRQAVLKAAKELNYQPNALAIGLVKNRTNTLGVLMPDITQPFYSSAISGIEYVAVERGYYVLICQSDESYQKEMSLMSMLNKHRIDGLIICPATTTARYQHLRAVSQNTPLVQFDRIVEKIESHKVVSDDYQGAYEVVNHLVQCGYRRIAHIAGPKQLSISKNRMRGYIDALRNAQHPVQEQYIRTCTLAKDHMRECTERLLNLPEPPDAIFAVNDPTALEVMYVAKRRKLAIPEDIAIAGFDDQSLTAYLDPSLTTVAQPSFAMGKTAAELLIAQIESNNNTEILFEKKIFNTSLVIRDSSKKQC; encoded by the coding sequence GTGAAAAGTGAATCTACTACCATCAGGGATATTGCCCATTTTCTAAACATCTCCGCATCTACTGTTTCTCGGGCACTTAATAACCACCACGAGGTTAGTCAAAAAACCAGACAAGCCGTGCTTAAGGCTGCCAAAGAACTAAATTACCAACCCAATGCATTAGCAATTGGACTAGTAAAAAACCGCACCAATACCTTAGGTGTGCTTATGCCCGATATTACTCAACCTTTTTATAGTTCGGCAATTAGCGGTATTGAGTATGTAGCCGTTGAACGAGGTTACTATGTGCTTATTTGTCAATCTGACGAGTCGTACCAAAAAGAGATGAGCCTAATGAGTATGCTAAATAAGCATCGGATTGATGGCCTTATTATTTGCCCTGCCACTACTACTGCCCGTTACCAGCACCTTCGAGCGGTTAGCCAAAATACTCCTTTGGTACAGTTCGACCGGATAGTGGAAAAAATTGAATCACACAAAGTAGTATCTGATGATTATCAAGGTGCCTATGAAGTTGTCAATCACCTAGTTCAGTGTGGTTACCGAAGAATAGCGCATATTGCTGGGCCTAAGCAACTTTCTATTAGCAAAAACCGAATGAGAGGTTATATAGACGCTCTCAGAAATGCCCAGCACCCAGTGCAAGAACAGTATATCCGAACGTGCACTTTAGCCAAAGACCATATGCGCGAGTGTACCGAAAGGTTATTAAACTTGCCTGAACCACCTGATGCTATCTTTGCCGTAAATGACCCTACTGCCTTAGAAGTGATGTACGTAGCTAAACGACGTAAACTCGCCATTCCTGAAGATATTGCCATTGCTGGTTTCGATGACCAGTCTCTAACGGCTTACCTTGATCCATCACTCACCACAGTTGCTCAGCCTTCATTTGCTATGGGCAAGACCGCTGCCGAACTGCTTATTGCCCAGATTGAATCTAATAATAATACTGAGATTCTATTTGAGAAAAAAATATTTAATACCAGCTTGGTTATTCGGGATTCTTCCAAAAAGCAGTGTTAA